Below is a genomic region from Gasterosteus aculeatus chromosome 2, fGasAcu3.hap1.1, whole genome shotgun sequence.
gcctgcgcatgcgcatttATTATGGAATTTTTCGACTTTCTAACTCTTCTTTTTTGTGCCGGAAATGAGCTTCCATACAAATGTCTGTGACTGACAGACCTTTTCATTAAACTACGGCCCTGTCCCTTACGGCAGTGGCCCCCAGCCACCGCGGGCCATTTGGTAACTGGCCGCACCTCAAAGAGAATagataacatttattttttgtcttttgactttttttccgaaaaatgttttatcttgAATATTGACCAGATTCTCTCCTAACTACGTGTGCTCATCCCTTCAGACATATTTCTCCAGCGTCACAAGTGTTTACGGTTACAATTGTCGCAGTAaaatttgaggaaattgcactttcttgtttcttgttcttctgagtttgtttccctatggttgaatgcacttgtaagtcgctttggataaaagcgtcagctaaatgacatgtaatgtaatgtaatgtaatgatgtaatgtaatcatgaCAGCTAAAAGCAAGGAGGATCTCCAACTAAAATGGCCTTTGCTTTTTTATGGTACGTACGTTTCATGTTTCACAGCTGTCTGCAGGGCCACTCTGTACAAACTACGTGTGATGCAGTTATAGTTATAGGCAACAAAAAGATTAAGGTCGCATTAACATTGCTCCAAGAGTGAAAgtcatatgtgtgtatatgttttcTGGGTTGTATTGTCGAATATTATGTACGTATTTAAATATTGATACAGTGTAattaaaaagctaaaacaaGATATAACAACAGTCTTGTCAGGGgtgcgtgggaggcaggactcaaatgcagagttttaacGAAAAAGAGACTTTAACATTCAtcaactccaacacaaaatggccaaggggcaaaaacgcatacaggtaccggggaaaaaggcaggcaggaacgagacaCATCCAGGGGGCTGAAGATAAGGAACATCCacaaagtgacaagagacactagggaggtgcaggtgattggacacaggcaatcagacaatcacaggggacgacaggactagacaggaagtgaagttacctgggtacacgagtggcagaaaactacaaaataagacaggaagtgaaccacaccgtgactcTCTTTACAAAGTGTCTTTGTATAGTGTTGACGGTGGAACTTATAATAACGCCTGTGTCTTGGTGTCCTCCTATaattttcattgtttgtttcttttttctttcaacgcGCAATTGTGTTCAGCGCCTGGTGTCCTGCACTCCTCCACCTGCCCATCTCCGCCCAATCATTTTAGACATCTGCTTCATCAACGCATCATTCTATCagaaaccaccaccaccagtgtctgtaCTCCATGGGGCGGATATATCTTGGTGCTCAGGGGAACGGCCCTGTGAAGTGCAAGCGGCAACAACTCTGTCAAGACTCTCATCGCATATCATCTGTTAATAATAAACAAGTACCTTCAATTCATCTGACGTGTttctcctgattgaaatataTTATGTCTTCACCAGCACCTCTAAGGATCCCTTACTAACATTATATCTTGTTCGCTCTCCCATCTCACATCTCACAAATCACCAATGAGTTACAGGCAGAACTTTACAGATTTAAACattgttgtcattttttaatCCCTGTGCATTCGACGGTATACCACGACAATGATTCAAACACAACCCAGTTCATTCTCGTCTACCTCGATATACCGTGCCACTAAAATCTAGttgttcaaaaacacaggatTGAAGGTCCTGTGActtgacttacaataagagcatTTCAACTATttggatacaaactcagaagaacaagaaacaagaaagtgataGCTGATCTGAAGAGtgcaagtacaatttaagtgctacaatttgttttgtgttttttagtcgaggtagagtctgaagaggtgtgtatttagtttgcggcagaagatgtgaaggctctctgtggtcctggtgtcttcagagagctcgttccaccatttcgtaGCAAGGACAGAAAAGCGTCGAgatctagtcaagtgttttgctctcagtgagggagggacgagcagtttagaagatgcagagcggagagtgcaggttgggatgtcgggtttgaccatgtcctggatgtaagcttgacccgatccattcacagcatggtaggtgagcaccaatgttttgaactggatgcgggcagccaccggtagccagtgaagagagcggaggagtggagtagtgtgggagaattaaggaaggttaaagaccagtcgagctgctgcattctggatgagctgcagaggtcgaatggcggcagcagggagacctgccaggggggagttacaatagtccaggcgtgagatgacaagagcctgaatcagtaccttctgagtgagaatgTTATTGCAGCTGAAACATTCTAAGGAGAACTATAGTACTTCCTCTTATGGGTCATACTTTTTGTGATATGTTAAGCGGCACAATCCTCCAGCAATACTCTACTTCCCTTTAATCAGATGTGCAAAAAAACTAAGATTATTGCACATTTACTGTAGTACTGGCCTATTGCTGATCTTGTCAGCGTTTACTGACCACGTTTTTCTCTACCGTTCCACTTGTAGAGTTAAAGCACAATTTAATGTTTGATGCCtgaaaaaagtatatatttttttaacacaagatttttactttttatttcacaagGTAAAATAAACTAGTCTGTGGATACAACAAGGGTGCCAGCTGTAATATCAACTCTTGGTTTTGGATAAAAGACGCAACCATGATACTATAAGTGCATTTGCAGAATAGCAGGTCGAACCACCCAAGCAGGTTCGGTGCATTGTCACTAGCTAATTTTGAGCCTTGTGATTGCAAAACACTTTACCCACTGTTCCTGAGtacataacaaaaacaaagacacttttcATTGTTTATTCCATTTGCAGAAGtggaacactgttaaccaccaTTTGTTATCAAAGAGTAAAACGGGAATAAGGAAGTCAACAATGTCAGTGAGTGTTTGGTTGGTATTTAACTCTACATGTTTGAGAGGTGTGCTGTAAAAGAAGGAGGAAGTCCCCGagcaaaaaaaagggaacataCAGTCTCACACAGTCAAACAGGTAAGCTAGTCACTCGGACTCCACCCGAGGAGCTCAAAAGCAGCACCTGCGTGTGGAGTTTTTTTCATAACTTTCTTTGTTAGCGCGCTGCATCTGCAACCGGTGAACCACACTGCATCCGTGGATCCCAAAATTAGTCAAAATCAGAGTTCTTAGTTTGTGATTTTCTCACTCAAGTACCGATGGATCCCTCACTCCTCCGGAATCCGGCTTTCAATTCACCTGTTGTGGACTCTTTATCTGATATGCCAACTCAGAGACACACTGAGAAGAACCTGAAATTCATCTGTGAGTTCAGCAATGGGTCGGGTCCACAGCAGGCGTCTGGCAAAGAGGATTACAACTTCAATACCGCGAGTGAGTCAGTGTCGGTCATACTCCCCGACCAGTGCACTGTCTATCAGCTGCGGCTTGGCATTGGCATGCAGGTAGGCCAAAACCTTATTGATTTGTCTAATCTTCATAAGAAAGAATACTATTATACTGTTACTATTTTGCCCGATGAGTTTTCTATccagtttattttcaatatacaGTATGCACACAtatattgacttttttttaagatgGTGCTAATAGCGGGGAATGAGGGTTGGGAATGGAGAAGGGACAGGCTCAGGAAAAGTACAAAAATGTCTCAAGCAATGGTGGAAGAACTATTCAGAtcctttactttactttaagtactaataacacacatttgtaaaatgtagtatcaaaatgaaatgttttcattctgTAGGAAAATATTCCCAGTCTGTGTTTGACTACAATTACTTATGTTAACCTGTATATAATGTTGGCAAGTTTATTTTACAGCGATGCTTCATATTCTATTTGTTTGAGTTTCGCTGTGCTGCCAGATCTATGTAGctctggaaaaaaagttttctcaaaaaataaaaaaggaacagtTCAAACTATAGTTTTGTCAAGAACATTTTACTAAAAAATCCTACATTTCTGAGATATGTCCCTTCCCAACGTGAACCCCTAAAACCTGTTCGTACAAATgtatacaaaatatttgacatagaaattcgtaacaatacatactaactggcggtggttaaccacgccccttgagtgaacgtctctccgccaagTTGAATTTTTTGAGGGGGTCGGGTTAGTagtgtattcttacaatttaacattgatttctcgttaaaaatgcaatcacaacacgtttattttacatcgttagacttgtttacggggtgcaggtccccattcactttgaatagggtgacgtcatcagttgcagtccgtatttatttagtatgtatcactatgaatttgtatcttcaaaaTTTTAGTATaaatttttacgaacaggttttggagatcaggctgccctTTCACTGGACAGGAACGGTATGGCTCTGTATCTAAAAGCAACTAAAGCTGTCAAATGTCTATTGACTTTTGCTTTACCACAATAAGGATAACATTTTAATTGTGGAATACCTAAACAACAGATTTCCTGTAAATTTAGTTTCCTAAATCACCTACATTTCCCCCTTAGGATAGGTTGTTGTAACTGTGTTGATGTACAATATAACTTATTCATATAAACAAACTGCAGCCATCAACAATTTTACAAAATCTTTGCCTCTACACCTTCAGGCACAGGAACGAAATTGCCACCCAAACCCACTTGCAGTGTTGGACCCGGAGCGATACACTCTGCTATATGCCAGGGGGGGCGACTGGTACGAGGCCTACGATGACTGTCAGGTCATCAGGACGTTGGACATTCCATGGTCCTGTGACCACACCGGCCGTCGTTCGGCGCATATTGTGGTAAAACCGCTGATGACGATGAACTTGGAGGACAAGAAGAAACAGCAGAGTGTTCTGGCGTACCTGATTGGACACGACCTGGATACAGAAGCGTCCGACAGACTCGGCGAGCTCAAGTTCACCAGAAGGAAACTGGCATCTTCAAGAAGACAGGAGCTAAGGGTCCGGGACCACGAGTTGTATGCCACAGAGCCTTGGATAACAAGTGCCGATATTCCAAGTGACCTTCAGGGCCAGCTCAACAGAAAGCTCCCGGTCACCTTCCATTACATGAGCAAGATCAGCTTTAGCATAGAGGTTGACTTTAGTGCAACGCCAAGGGTTCTTCTCACATTTTTTGGAAGGGTGGCGGCAGACCATGGGCTAGATTATGACACTTTGGACAGATTGGTGTTGAAAGTCTCTGGGAGAGAAGAGTTTCTATCTGGAGAACACCCCCTGAGCGATTTCCTCTGGGTTCGACAGTGCCTGAAAAGCAACCAAGACCTCCACCTGTCCGTGGTCCACTTGTCGCAGCTCGCCGACGAGGCTGTCAAGTTTGTGGACTGGCCTCTTGTTGATGATTTCAGTGGTCAGTTCTGCTCCCACGACGATCTCCGCTTCGAAGGGAAGGATGTGGACGACATCTTCATGATATCCTTGTGGGACTGCAACAGGAGGCTCCGAGTGAAATTGCTTGGCTTCGACATCCCAAACCTTCCAAGCAAATGCCCTCAGTATGTTTACGTGAAAGCCTCCATACTCTATGGCAACAAGGTTCTATCTTCGGTTTCCTCCCTTCCCAAGGCTTTCGAAGAGGAAGTGCTGTGGAATGAGTGGCTGGAGTTCGATGTTCTCCTCAGGGATCTGCCACGTGGAGCCAAGCTAGCTCTCACTATTAATGCTAGTCATGGTGACATCCCCCCAGAAACCAAAGactcaaagtcatcatcgtctTCATTCACTAAAGCCCCGGACCTGCATAAAGGAATGGGAAATGTGCTTTACTTTGTCAATCTTCTCCTCATTGACCACAGGTTAGCTTTTAATATCAATTACAACTTTCAGTTACAGAAAGAGACAACCTGCTAACATATGATTTATCTGGCTAAGTAAAAAGTGTCTTGGTTGCTCAtttcaaattaatattaaattcattttcaaattGTGTGTGCAGGTCGTTGCTCAGCCAGGGCCCTTATACCATGCACATGTGGTCCTACCCTGACGTGGAAGAAGAAGCCATCACCTACGAGGCCGACAAGCTGTCCTCTGCCACTAACCCAGACATAGCAGACTCCATGGCTATCAGCTTCCTTCTCGATCGCTACAGCTTCCCTGTGGTTCTACCAAACAGCTTCTGCACGTCTGAACGCTCCTGCAGTTCTTCCGCCAGCCTCCCTCCGACCAAATCTTCCACCTCCCCTAATGCTGCCTCCCCCACCTCACCCCCTTTGAACTCACCTGGCACAATTTCTTCTTTTCCACATGGGAATCATCGCCAGGACTCATCGACAAACACTGTAATTCTCAGATACCCATCTTCAGTCACCAACACCAACATGTCTTGCCTCAAAAGGTTCCGGGAGGAGAGCATCCGCTACGGCACCAATTTACCCCAATATCTGCGCAATGTTGATTGGATGGACCGCAGTGTGGTGGAGGATGTCCACTGGCTACTGGGAAACTGGGATCCTGGGGAGTTGGATGTGACAGTAGCACTGGAGCTTCTGAGTATGGATTTTTCTGACAGGATGGTCAGGAGACTGGCAGTGCAGAGATTGGAGCGCCTGTCCAATGACgatgtattaatgtatttgCTCCAGCTGGTGCAGGTATGTGAAAGATACAGCAAGAGTGTTTTGCTTgacaaagtgtttgtgtttgtgtgtgtgtgtgtgtgtgtgtgtgtgtgtgtgtgtgtgtgtgtgtgtgtgtgtgtgtgtttcgggaAACTCAATGGCTCTAACAATTGGCCTGAAAAAGCTTAAGATTCACAACTGGTCCAACTGGATTTTGGTAATTGAGTGTTTCCTAAGCCCTTGGCAGTAGTTAGGCAAAAAGAGGCTTCTAGCTAGTGACCATTGATGCCTGAATGCACAATGGATTTAACAAATTATTGTATTATCATTAAGTTGATGCATGTATGTGGTGAAAAAATATGCTAGAGAAGTGATGCAGATAGGCCTTTCAGACCAAACTGGGATTGAGCTTTATCGTATAATTAATGTTAGTAAATTTGCATTTAATCACATTTGATTTACTACTTATTACCACATCTACAAATTGATTGatgaatggaaaaaactttatatctatatataagtGTGTCATTCACTATGGTTAATTTGGCGCACTGATCCAAAGTCACAAAAAAAGATGGTGGTGTGAGGGTGGTGTAACTTTTCCATTTTGGATACATCTAATAGGTAATAAAATCTTTTAGCATTAGCCATTAATACCTGTTATTATGTAGAGGTACTTATACTTGAACATATTGTGGTGAAAGGATTTTTCTCTGTTCTTTTTACTCATGCAGACCCTTAAAGTGGAACCGTATCATGACAGTTTCCTCGCTCGGTACCTCATCCAAAGAGCTCTGCGGGTGAGTCATGCAGCATCCCGATATttggagcaacaacaacaggcataatacattttgatgaatatatttttttttgtgctgcatCATTTTTCCATCCATTTAACATTTGCAATCATACTAGTACTTACCGCCCAGAGAACTtggccaaacgtgaagttaagAAAAGTGTAGTTGTACGTTGTACAAGTGCAATACAGTCATTGAGCCCAAAAATCCTCAAAATAGCTGATCAAAAATCAATTTTTATAACATCAACCGACTTACACAGTAGACTTACTCTGGGTTACGAGTTTGAGGAAGTGATACGGAATCATTTGGAATCATAAGGTGGTGAAGGTGCAGAGGAGAGGCAGATAGACAAGCAGACGGTCCAAAAGGAGCTCTTCATACAGCCTTGTTGCCACAGTTCATTGAGTCCTGCTTTGGTTTTAAAGTCCTTTAAAGTCCTGTTGTAGTTTCTCCATCGCAGAACAGCGTCATTGACATCTGCCGTATGTATAATTACGTAGCTTACTGAAAGTGTAGTCCCATATTCTGTAATCACCACAGTTGTTTTTCCCTAACTCCTTAAGGAATTCTCCTTCCCATCTTTCCTTAACCCCatgacgttttccacagaggtcaaggaacaGTAGCTTGTAACTGAAGTTGGAAGGAATTTTGGGACAGCCGCAGATTGGTTCCTGACATGTGAAACATGACATGACAGATGAGAAACAGATATGTTTCTGTGTCCATTACTCAGCTCACCTCCaatgtctcctccttccccgcagAGCAAGCGAATCGgccacttcttcttctggtaCGTCCGCAGTGAGGTGGCAGGCGGCCTGTACTTCCGCCAGCGCATGGCTGTGATTCTGGAGGCCTACCTGCTGGGCTGTGGTCAGGCCATGCTCGACAGCTTCACCCAGCAGGTCCAGGCTGTGGAGGCCCTGCAGGAGGTCGCTATAACCATTAAGAATTTCTACCCTGACAAGACCGACCTTCCTCCTACAGGTGAGATGCATCTGAAAAAGATATTTCCAAAATAGGTTGCCTCTTGCCTCAGTGGTCCCTCTTCTGTTTTGACAATCCGTGTATCGTGTTTTTAGGAAAGTTATGTCCTGTTTCTTCATAATagctattttcatttcatcattaTGCTAGTAAGCAGAATTTCACATGATATTTTACGTATTTCAAATTGCTCTTCGCTCAACCCACCTGTTGAATCTGGTTGTACTACACAGTATTGTGGTGTACGTTTTCCTGgaccctccttttctctctggaCACTTTGGTTTAACGGGCCCTTGGGATTCAGTCATCCCAACTCTGCTCTCTGCTCCATCGGCTCATTACGCATTCTGCTGCATCATGTTTTGGGATCATCATTATGGCCACATGAACCTCTTGTGTTTTGGTAGACTCTTGTTCGGTAAACACCTTTCATTGCCTCTTTTATACGCTGTCATTGAGCTCACTCACTACTCTTACCTGCCCCCCCTAGTTGCCTCTAGTGATGCCAGCTAACGGAACTATGGCTACACACACTGCAACACTTTATGCCTTAGCTAAACATCTACTTGAAGCCGATTTCCTGCACATATATGTTGAATGGGATCAAGGGACTGACCTAATTACTTGAATTCTGTGATTGACTGAGCTCCTCACGCgtctccatttttctttttcgtcAAAAACTCAGTCTTGCCAGACAGAACAAAGTTGAAttcttttttctccattttctatCAATACTGTGGGCTTGTTACAAAGCTCTGGCAGCTCcacgttgccatggcaatgGCAGAGTGATGTTTTTCAGTAAAAATTTGAggatgtggtggagggggtagagcgggtgcgctgtgAGCCGCAAGGCTggcggttcgagtcccggctgcccaatgtctcaagtcaaagtgtccctgagcgagacacctaacccctaattgctccctgggcaacatgtgaaaagccatgggtttaaagtgtaatgtaagtcgctttggataaaagcgtctgctaaataacctgtaatgtaatgttccaAGTGTCCAGGGGCTCAGATTGCTTGGTCCAAACCACTTGTTTCATAACATGCACTCATGAGTGATTATCTGTAGAAGCAAGAAGGtatgaaaagacaaacatctgctCCTCCAGCCATCAGTGATTGCCTCATTGTTGGCCCCCCATGTTCAGTAGCCAAAATGGGCCCACTAATCTACCATATacgtctgtctttgtgttgttgtttttttgctttagcTCCTCTGAAGCTCAGAGAGCTTCTAAAACAAAGTAATCTGCCGAATGAATTTCtgctgccctttgacccccgaATTAAAGCCGGAAGGATCCTGGTAAGCCTGGCTAACGTTGCTCGTATGTCTGAAAAAGTGTGTTGAatgttatttgtgttttctgatGGTGATTGGTTCATCCTGACGCCCCGACTTCCCAGTAGTACAtttctgtccacacacacataggctTTTAAACTAGGTCCATCAGCTAGGAACTAATTGTTTTCTGGTACACGAACGTTTTACATGATTTGGCAAAAGGCTTTGGCAGTGCAGTGGGCGGGTTATAATTTATTAATTAGCTCACTCGTCAGTTTCGgtctttctctctttgattCGGCCCGGCTCATTTTCTCGTCCCTCGCATTCCCCTTTTTTcgatctccctcctctctttcgcTCAAATCTTTGTGTGCCTGTCTCTCCGGCTTGACATTGCGCTCctttacattcatttaatcatttcgAGCTCAAATATTTGCCCATCATGTTTCATGTTCTACAGGCCAATCCAGCTACTCTGACCTTCACTAATCAGAATGTGAAATGCAGGTGCATTGCAAGTTTATACAATACTACAAAGATGTCAGTTGATTAACATTGGCTAGTTAGGGATACTGAACTACCCAATCTAATTAAGAATTAATATTCCAAGTCAGGCACTGAATGATGCAGAGTTTGAATGCAGGTTCATGTGCTCAGATGGATGGACTAcaccacatatatatatatatatatatatatatatatatatatatatatatatatatatagaaaataatcaAACTTGAACACTGTTACAGCTTTAGACCTTTAACAAAACCCATTCCCTATAAACCGCCAAGCTCAGGACGAGCACAACAGTTCTCTTTAATCCTTCTTGTCCAGCTGGACAAATGCAAGGTGATGGCCTCCAAGAAGAAGCCTCTATGGCTGGAGTTCTCTCCCATGCCGTCACCCACCTCTGCCACACCAGTGGGAATAATCTTCAAAGAGGGGGACGACCTCAGACAGGACATGCTGGTTATTCAGGTTAAAGAGAATACATTTAATCTTTATCTATTtctcaaaaaaataaagaatgttggTGATTTTTTCGGTTAACATCTTTTTACCCCTAGATTAAGTGACACTTGACTTTGGACATCTTCCTATACAGACACTGGTGGTGATGGACTCTATCTGGCAGAAGAAAGATCTGGACCTTAACCTTGTTCCGTATGGCTGCATCTCCACAGGACACAACATTGGTCATTTTCACCACCATTTTCGCCGTTTAACTTCTGTCTGAAGTTACATCTGCAAATCAtaatgaatatatttgaatactATTAAGTTATTAGACTGAACTAAACCCCACTTGGAgtattgtttcctttttcccTAATGTTTACACAATATTACAGTTTTCTTCTGGCAGCTTCTGACAAATTCTACACACATTTAGCAATATGAAGGACAACAATAAACGTTGCTCCGTAGGTCCAAAGACTGCAATCGAATCCAGGACATTATGAGCGTGTTCTATTTACCAAGCTACCAAAACGCATCTGGAATCAAGCCATCGCTGTTGAAACAGAAAGAGCAGAGTAGAAGACAACAGAGATATTTTATATATCTGCTTCATATTTCATAGATGAGATAACATTTCTTAACCAAAGACGTCACCCTAGTCGGAGgagcttattttttcttttgtagttTGGACGTTTGGTCATCTTTAAGTACGTCCTATGAAAAGGGACataaacagaacaacaacaaaaaaagtgaaagcAGGTTTCTCCTCGACAGGTATGATTGAGATTGTGAGGAATGCTGTGACCATCGCTGCTGTCCATTGGAGCCAGGGAGGCACCTCAGCAGCCTTCAAGAACGATGCTCTGTTTGAGTGGCTCAAGTCCAAAGGTCCACTTCAGGAAATAGTAAGAAGAAATGTGGAAGACAATCAAAGGCAGGGTTATTTGCGAGATGTGGATCCAAATGAAAAAAGCCTAACTGCTTAATAACGTCAGTCGGACTTCAAAACATTGACTAATAgccttttctatttttgtctGTGCGCACACAGAGAGACTTCATTTTTTCAGTAGACACATCTTGTCCCTAGATGGTCCTTTCTTCAATATACTTTCACTTTTACCTTCTAATGAAAGCTTCTTACAGCTTGCCTGAATCAAGAGTGTAGACCAGTTGACTTTTATTCCTCTATTCTTGCTCTGCCACATCATCGGTTGTGTAACGGTTGTATTGACTACAGCACTACAAGACCGTGGAGAGGTTCGTGCAGTCCTGTGCGGGCTACTGTGTGGCCACGTATGTGTTGGGTATAGGAGATCGACACAATGACAACATCATGATCACAGACCAAGGTATGCGCCACAAAGGTGGTTCAGATTCTCACAAGCTGTGAATTGGACTTAGCTGAATGCTAAATGCTCTTTATATTTCCCGGGACCTCTCAGGGAACCTGTTTCACATCGACTTCGGTCACATCTTGGGTAATAGGAAGCACTTCCTCGGCATGAAGAGGGAGCGTGTGCCATTCGTCCTCACGCCGGACTTCCTGCATGTCATGGGCGGGGGCAAAAGCCGCAACAGCCTCTACTTTCAGCGCTTCAGGGTGAGAAGCTCTATTTGTGTGCaggtgttgttgtggttttgtgtgtggttACACTGATAATTTGATTGCATTTTGTGTAC
It encodes:
- the LOC120829781 gene encoding phosphatidylinositol 4,5-bisphosphate 3-kinase catalytic subunit gamma isoform, whose product is MDPSLLRNPAFNSPVVDSLSDMPTQRHTEKNLKFICEFSNGSGPQQASGKEDYNFNTASESVSVILPDQCTVYQLRLGIGMQAQERNCHPNPLAVLDPERYTLLYARGGDWYEAYDDCQVIRTLDIPWSCDHTGRRSAHIVVKPLMTMNLEDKKKQQSVLAYLIGHDLDTEASDRLGELKFTRRKLASSRRQELRVRDHELYATEPWITSADIPSDLQGQLNRKLPVTFHYMSKISFSIEVDFSATPRVLLTFFGRVAADHGLDYDTLDRLVLKVSGREEFLSGEHPLSDFLWVRQCLKSNQDLHLSVVHLSQLADEAVKFVDWPLVDDFSGQFCSHDDLRFEGKDVDDIFMISLWDCNRRLRVKLLGFDIPNLPSKCPQYVYVKASILYGNKVLSSVSSLPKAFEEEVLWNEWLEFDVLLRDLPRGAKLALTINASHGDIPPETKDSKSSSSSFTKAPDLHKGMGNVLYFVNLLLIDHRSLLSQGPYTMHMWSYPDVEEEAITYEADKLSSATNPDIADSMAISFLLDRYSFPVVLPNSFCTSERSCSSSASLPPTKSSTSPNAASPTSPPLNSPGTISSFPHGNHRQDSSTNTVILRYPSSVTNTNMSCLKRFREESIRYGTNLPQYLRNVDWMDRSVVEDVHWLLGNWDPGELDVTVALELLSMDFSDRMVRRLAVQRLERLSNDDVLMYLLQLVQTLKVEPYHDSFLARYLIQRALRSKRIGHFFFWYVRSEVAGGLYFRQRMAVILEAYLLGCGQAMLDSFTQQVQAVEALQEVAITIKNFYPDKTDLPPTAPLKLRELLKQSNLPNEFLLPFDPRIKAGRILLDKCKVMASKKKPLWLEFSPMPSPTSATPVGIIFKEGDDLRQDMLVIQTLVVMDSIWQKKDLDLNLVPYGCISTGHNIGMIEIVRNAVTIAAVHWSQGGTSAAFKNDALFEWLKSKGPLQEIHYKTVERFVQSCAGYCVATYVLGIGDRHNDNIMITDQGNLFHIDFGHILGNRKHFLGMKRERVPFVLTPDFLHVMGGGKSRNSLYFQRFRDICTEAYLSLRSHSRMLVTLFSLMLLTGIPELGAAEDMRYLREALQEEQSEAEAKEHFLQKIDLCEHLGWTVQANWWIHMVAGIK